The following nucleotide sequence is from Synechococcus sp. KORDI-52.
TCGAGGATTCCAGCGCTTCTTGGCTTACTATTGATTCATCGTTTGCACTTTGTTCGACCACAGATGCAATGTGATCAACTGTTGATATTGCCCTAGACCTAGACTCGTCGTATCTTATGCGCCTTCTTCTATATTTATTGATTTGATCAATGAAATCAATAAACTGCTTTGGCATCTTTGTACTTAAAAGTGCTTTATTTTAACAATCTTTCAGACCTAGTCAAGCTGGCTTAATGAGTTTTATAGCCTTGCGTGACTTTGTGGCGTTGCTCCAAAAACCTTAAGATCTTCATCTTGATGTCTTGACAATGTTTCTTTGCTGAATGTTATTTCCAGGTGCTCCCCTGGAAGGACCTCTTCCTCACTCCAAGTCTCATGAATGACGCATTCCCATTCTGCTGGCATTGGGAGCGTCACTCCGTTGCTTTTCGCATCCGGCAGTTCACCAGCCCTAACGACTCGGTAGGCCTTTTCCCAACCTCCCCAGGCTTTCCGTTCTGAGATCGATGCCTTTCTTTTGTTTTCAGTCGTTTGGCCAGCATCAAGGCCTGGGCGTAAACATCAAGAGCCATTAGGCACTGAATGTGATCAAGCTTTGTCAGAATGGCGTTCTCCTTTGTTGGGTTGAGTTATTGAATTTGGTCGGCGCCGATCAGTGATGAGCGATCAGGTGCAAATGCCTTGGCGAGGAAATGAACCTGGCTGCCTTTCTGATCAGTTCATCCCATCCAGCCTCTTGATCGGGTCATTGGATGGCGCCACCTCGCCCCATGTCTTCTCGACAGGCTTGGCGTCATCTGTCATCAGCCCTGTGGATGATTCACCTGCTGGGGATAAACCATTCCTCCACGCTTTCTGTCGGCTGGATTGTCTCTGTCGAGCCCTCTGCCATCAACTCGGAGGAATCTGTTGTTGCCGTGTTGAACCAGTGGTGTCCAAGGACCGGGCACCCATCCAGCTGCCGAATAAGTCCCCAGAAGAACGTCGTACTCAGTCACAGGCTCATCAGCTAGCCATTTCGATGGCTTCGCTGCTTGCTCCTGTTCCTTGATCCGGGCTTGCAGCAGCTTTATCGCCTGCCCGTAGCGGTGCGGTGCTAGCGCTGTCTCTCTGTCTGTGGTCTCCAGGGTCAGGGAATGGCGCTTGCCGTTGACATCACTGAGCTGGATTTACCAGTCGTTGCTCTTGAACCTCTTGATGCGTTATGAGGCCTGAGCATCGATTGACAACCTCGAAAGCCAACCGGTTAAAACAACCAATCGAATTTTATAGCTGGAGAGTCATTCCCCTAGCTGACTTTCCTCATATCAGGCCATAGGGCGTCATCTCGCCTCAGGCCGCCGGTTTGGACACCCTGCGGATGTCCGTGCAGAAACTGCCCTGAACCGGTGTTCCCTGCGCATCCACCGCCGTGGTGCTACGCAGGCGCAGGTTGGCCCGCGTGAACCAGATCCTCTCCTGAACCTGCACACCATCCGCACGGCTGAGGTTCAGCTCCATGCTGCCGTCAGGCCAGAACCTCCAATTCCCTGGGGAATCACCATCGAGGATGAGCTGTCCATCGGCGGCGAAGGTGAGGGTGCTGCTGGTTCCACCAGGGGCCTGCACCTGCAGTTGGCCGAGCGCCCCCTGCTCGGTCACGCAGCGGACGGTGAGTTCACCCCGTTCGCTGCTGTGCCACTCGTCGTCACCACCGGCAGCCAGCTCAAAGCAGCTGCGAAGGCTCATCCACTCCCCGTCGCAGAGGCTCAGAAAGGAGGCAGGGTTGTCCGGGGGAAAAGCTTGTTCACTCATCAGTCCATCCTCTCAGCCGGATCACCAGCTAATGGGAAGAAAGGGATAGGGGCGGTTCCAGCCGTAAAGGGCCAACCGCTGCTGACCCTGGACAGCAGCACCACGACGGTGAAAGCCGAACACATCCGCCAGCACCAGGGTGTTGGCCGGGCAGGTGAGCGCGACAGGTTTGGGCAGCCCCAGCTCGGCCAGGGCCTCTTCTCTGATTCGGAACGACCCGGACACATCAGGCTGCCGCCGCTGTTCGGCAGCCGCGCTGGCCGTGGTCTGCTCCCAACGCAGGCGAGAGGGATCAAGACGATGGCTGCCCGGCACGTATTCGAAGGGTCCGTCCTGGCGTTGCACCGGCCGCAGAAAAAACCAGAACTTCAGAGCACGAAAGAACGTGTCGCGGTGCAGCACCTTCTGCAGATCCGGCGTGCGGGTCTCCTCGCCATGCACCGTGAGATAGATGTCCAGCTTGCGCGGATTCATCGGCAAGCCGATGACCTGGCGCGATCCAGCACTGAGGCGCTGGTCATGGGAGAAGGCTGCGGCCCGAGGCATGTGCTCAGGATCGATGTGCAGAAAGCGGTTGAGGGTTCCACCGTCGAAACGGTCAAAGCCTCCAGGGAAGGGTTGTTTCGGACGAAAGCCAGGCCTGGTGTTGTCCGCTACTGGATGCAGGCGTGAGGCACGAGCCACCACGGCCTCCACCTCGTCGCGCAAGGCCTCAAACTCCGACTGCGGCAGAAAGTTCTCCAGCGCCACAAAGCCGTCGCGCTCCAGGCTGGCCAGTTGAGCCGGGCGCAGCAGCCGTCTCCAGAGGCACAGCGTCTCGGCCAGCTGAACCCGGCGTCGATGCAGCTGCCAGCGTCGGTTCAGATCCGGGTGACCGACCCAGGGATCCCGAAAGCTCTTGGTACGCGTCAGCAGCGAAAGCATGAACGCGACATTACGTGCTCATCCCACATCGAAAGGGACTTGCACAAATTCAGTGGGACGGGCGTTCAGTGATCCCCCGTGTAACCCAGCTCCGCCAAGCGGGCGGGTTTGCTGCGCCAATCCGGCACCACCTTCACGAACAGCTCCAAATACACCGGGCCATCGATCAGCATCTGCATCTGCAGCCGCGCCCCCTGGCCGATCGTCTTGAGCATCGCCCCGCCTTTACCGATCAGGATTCCCTTCTGACTTTTGCGTTCCACCAGCACCGTGGCCAGAACGGCTGTCCGCCCCGTCCCTTTGCCCTTCGCCGGCAACTCTTCAACGCGATCAATAGTGACGGCGACGCTGTGGGGCACCTCCTCCCGCGTTTGCAGCAGGACCTGCTCGCGAATGAGTTCCCCGAGCAACACCCGCTCCGGTTGATCACTCACCATCTCGGGTGGATACAACTGAGGCCCCAGGGGCAACTGAGCCGCCATCGCTGCTGTGAGCTCCGCGCAACCCTCACCTGACAGGGCGCTGCAGTGGTGCACCGGCCAGTTCGTCTCCTGCAGCAGGGCGGCATAGGCCTCTTCCGCTTCAGAGCGGTGTTCCTCCGCCAGCTTGTCCCACTTGTTCAGGGCCACCAGCACCGGCAGGGACTGCTGCTGCAGCAGATTCACGATGAAGGCATCACCGCGCCCCGGGCGCTCGCACCCCTCCAACAGCAACACCACCAGGTCCACTTCACCGATGGCGCTGCGCGCACTCTTCACCAGCCGTTCCCCCAGCAAGTGATGGGGTTTGTGGATGCCAGGCGTGTCCACCAGCACCATCTGGGCCACCTCCGTGGTGAGGATGGCCCGCAGGCGGTTGCGGGTGGTCTGGGCCACGGGCGATGTGATCGCCACCTTCTCCCCCACCAGCTGATTCACCAGGGTGGATTTGCCCACGTTCGGGCGACCGATCAGTGCGATGAAGCCAGAGCGGTAATCCTCTGGCAGAGGAGTTGCATGCATGCTCTAAGTTTGCGCCGCCGTTGAATCGACCCTTGGATCAACCCATAGCCTGAGGGCAGGAATTGGACAGGTCCATGGCGGATCAGCAGCCCACCTTCCAGCAGGCCATGGAAATCACAGCGGCCTGGCTGCAGCAGTGGGACAACGAGGAGATCAGCGATGAGGTGCTGGCCGACCGCATCGGTGAAATGGTGGCCAGCCGCGATGGTGCCAGGGGATTTTTCGTGGTGAGCCTGGCTGGCGAGAGCGTGCTGATGGATCGTTTGCCCGATGCCGTCGTGGGTCAGCTGCGCGGCGCCGGTGCTGGAGTTGTGGATCTGAGCGTTCGCAATCTGGCCATGAGCACTGCCATGGCCGTGCATCACCGGCGCACGGGAGATGAGGTGCAGCAGGCCGGCTCGGAGCGGGTCAGCAGCCGCTGCATTGAACTGCTCAGGCTGCTGGAACCAGCGGAGGTGAAGGAACGTCTGGAGCAACTGCTGGCCGCAGCCCTCGACAACCGCGGTGAAGACGTCGCCTTTCTGGAGAAGTGGGGTTACGACGCCGAGCAGAAACAAGCCATTGGAGACAGCGTCTATACCGTGGCCGAGGGCTGAGTCATAAAAAAGCCCCGGACAAGCCGGGGCGAGGGTTCATTCGATGGCGTTGGAAGCGTCAGTCGCGACGACCACCACCATTGAGCACGATGATCAGCCGCAGGATGAAGATAAACAGGTTGATGTAGGTGAGGTACATGCTCAGGGCACCTGCCAGGTATTGATCATCCCTGTAGGAGCGGGGCATCGTATAAAAGTCGACGAAGGCGGCACCCACAAACAGCACCGTGCCGAAGCCGGCGATCATCAGCTCAAAGCTGGTGCCATGGAACATGGCTGGAGCAAAGATGCCGCCGATGAACTGAACGACCATCGCCAAGATCAGGCCGATCAGACCAAGACCAACCACGCCGGAGAGCGCCTGACCAACGGAATCGCTCATGCGACGGCCGACAAAGGAGGCAATCACAAACGTGATGCCCGTGGCCAGGGCAGCTGTGCCAACCGCGCCGACACCGGCAACGGCTCCAGCGAGGGCCACGAGACCACTGAGGGTAAAGCCAGTGATCAGGCTGTAGATCGACAACAGCGGCAGCGCTGTGGCGTTGTTGCCCTTCATCGCAACGTTCTGGGCGACGAAGAACAACACAAGGTTGCCGATCACAGCCACCCAGAACAGGGGCATGAAGATGGGAGTGGCCATCATCGAGAGACCACCGATCACCCCGATTGAGGTGAGCACCATGCCGCCACCGACGTAGGGCAGCGCCTTATTGACAACGTTGGGGCCGACGAGGGCGCTGGATTGCGCCTCGCGAATCGCCTCTTGGAAATTACTGCTTGCTGGCATGTCGACCAGGTCACCAAAGACTCAACACATCCTGCCAGCGGTGACAAGGGACTGGGGTGTGGATCTCCCTATCGACGTTGAACTTTGGGCGTTTTGCGTTCATCCCGGCGGGCATAGGCCTCCACCACCCGCTGCACGAGGGGGTGGCGCACCACATCTGCGGCGGTGAGGCGGCAGACAGCGACTCCTTCCACGCCCTCCAACACCTCGGACGCCTCCACCAAACCGCTCTGCACGGTGGAGGGAAGATCGACCTGGGTGGTGTCACCGGTCACGACCATTCGCGAACGCTCTCCCAGACGGGTGAGCACCATGCGCATCTGGGCTGGCGTGGTGTTCTGGGCCTCATCCAGGATCACGAAGGCATCACTGAGGGTTCGGCCCCGCATGTAGGCCAGGGGAGCGACCTCAATCACCCCTTTCTCCAACAGCACAGTGGTTTTCTCGGCGCCGAGGAGGGAATGCAAAGCGTCGTAGAGCGGACGCAGATAGGGGTCCACCTTCTGCTGCAGGTCGCCCGGCAGGAAACCAAGGCGCTCCCCAGCTTCAACAGCCGGCCGGGTGAGAATCAGACGCTCCACCTTGCGTTCGGTGAGCATCCGAACCGCCAGAACGGTGGCCAGAAAGGTTTTTCCGGTACCGGCAGGACCGAGGGCAAAGGTGAGGTCGTGACGCTCCATGGCGTCCACGTATTTCTTTTGGCGCAGGGTGCGCGGGCGCAGCAGGTTGCCCTTCTGGCTCTTCGCCAACACCTGCTCGCCCATGGCGGCGTGGTCATCGCCGCGGCCGGTGTTGAGCGCTCCCAGCGCCGACTGGAGGTCCACCGGTGACACCGACTGGCCGTCCTGCCAGATCGGGCGCACCAATTCCACAACCGCAGCAGCCCTCTCAATCTGCGTTGGCCGCCCGGTGATCACCAGTTGAAGACCCCGCAACACCATGGAGGCTCCTGTGAGAGCTTCCAGGCGATGCAGAGTTGTTTCCGCTTCACCGGCCAGGGCCAGTGCAGCATCAGGATCAGGCAGGTCGAGAACGAAACGGCCGCGTTCGCCGTCGTCAGACACCGGAATAATCAGCCCTCGGTGGATTCGGATTCTGCGGAATCAGAAGCCTCAGCTTCTGCAGCCTTGGCCTCGGCAGCCTCCTTGGCGGCTTGCTTGGCATCAGCTTCACGCTTGGCCGCTTGCTTGGCCTTGCCGACGGTCTCTGCAGGCCGCACGGTCTTTTCCAGAAGACCGCCGCGCTCGAGCAGCGTGCGAACCACATCGGTGGGTTGGGCACCCTGACCCAGACGCTCACGGATGGCCTCGGTGTCGAGGCGTGTTTCCTTCGTCCGCGGGTTGTAGAAGCCCAGCTCCTGCAGGGGACGACCGTCCCGACGTGAGGTGCTGTTGCAGGCCACGAGGCGGAAGCTCGCTTCCCGCTTTTTGCCAAACCGCTTCAGGCGGAGCTTGATCATCGTGGCCCTGGAATGAAGGAAAAGAGGAGGTCCGGCGACGCCCAAAGGCCCGCCAAACAACCACCATACCGTTCCGCCCTCACAGCTCCCCGAAGCCCTTCTTCTTCTTGGCGGGTCGCTGCCGCTTCGGTGGTCCACCGCGACCGGGACGACCTCCACCTCCGGGCATGCCTCCCATTCCAGGCATTCCTGGCATTCCGCCCATGCCCGGCATGCCACCCATTCCGGGCATACCTCCCATCCCAGGCATCCCGCCCATGCCAGGCATGTTGCCCTGGCTCATCTGCTGCATGAAGCCACGCATTTTCTGGAAGTCGGCCAGCACCTTGTCCACATCTGAGGCCTGATGGCCGCTGCCGCTGGCAATCCGGCGACGCCTTGAGGGTTGACTCGCCAGCAGATCGGGATTTTCCCGCTCCTGCTGGGTCATCGAACCGATCATCGCCTCGATGCGCTTGAGCTGTTGCTCCCCCTGCTTGAGCATGCCGTCATCGATCTTGTTCATGCCCGGGATCATTTTCATCAGACCCCCCAGCGAGCCCATGCGCTTGATCAGGCGCATCTGCTTCACGAAGTCCGAGAAGTCAAACGTCGCCTCCTGCAGCTTCTTCTGCATCTTTTCGACGTCGGCGAGTTCGACCTCCTTCTGGGCCTTCTCCACCAGCGTGAGCACATCACCCATGCCGAGGATGCGACTGGCCATCCTTTCGGGATGGAAGGGCTGCAGGGCCTCAACCTTCTCTCCGGTGCCGATGAACTTGATCGGCTGACCGCTCACCTTGCGGATTGAGAGGGCGGCACCGCCACGGGAATCACCATCCAGCTTGGTGAGCACCGCACCGGTGATGCCCACCTGGTCGTGGAACGCACGGGTGAGCTCGGCCGCTTCCTGCCCAATCATCGAATCCACCACCAGCAGCACCTCATCGGGCTGCACAGCGGTGCGGATCCGCACCATCTCCTCCATCATCTCGGTGTCGATCTGGAGGCGACCGGCGGTGTCGACCAGGAGCGTGTCGAATCCTTCCGCCTTGGCCTTGGCCAGACCAGCGGCCGCAATGTCTTCCGGCTTGGCCTCAGCCCCAAGGCTGAACACCTCCACATCAATCTGAGCACCGAGCGTTTTCAGCTGCTCGATGGCCGCTGGTCGATAGACGTCGGCACCCACCATCAGGGCACGCCGCCCCTGATCCTTGAGGTGGAGGCCCAACTTGGCCGTCGCGGTGGTTTTACCGGCACCCTGCAGGCCGGCCATCAGCACGACGGTGGGAGCTTCAGCCGCCTTGGCCAGAGGTGCGTTCCCGCCCCCCATGACCTCCACCAGCTGTTCATGGACCACCTGGATGAACTTCTGATCCGGGCTGA
It contains:
- the rpsP gene encoding 30S ribosomal protein S16; the protein is MIKLRLKRFGKKREASFRLVACNSTSRRDGRPLQELGFYNPRTKETRLDTEAIRERLGQGAQPTDVVRTLLERGGLLEKTVRPAETVGKAKQAAKREADAKQAAKEAAEAKAAEAEASDSAESESTEG
- a CDS encoding Bax inhibitor-1 family protein; this encodes MPASSNFQEAIREAQSSALVGPNVVNKALPYVGGGMVLTSIGVIGGLSMMATPIFMPLFWVAVIGNLVLFFVAQNVAMKGNNATALPLLSIYSLITGFTLSGLVALAGAVAGVGAVGTAALATGITFVIASFVGRRMSDSVGQALSGVVGLGLIGLILAMVVQFIGGIFAPAMFHGTSFELMIAGFGTVLFVGAAFVDFYTMPRSYRDDQYLAGALSMYLTYINLFIFILRLIIVLNGGGRRD
- the ffh gene encoding signal recognition particle protein: MFDELSARFEDAVKGLRGQDSISETNVDGALKDVRRALLEADVSLPVVKEFVAEVRDKAVGAEVVRGVSPDQKFIQVVHEQLVEVMGGGNAPLAKAAEAPTVVLMAGLQGAGKTTATAKLGLHLKDQGRRALMVGADVYRPAAIEQLKTLGAQIDVEVFSLGAEAKPEDIAAAGLAKAKAEGFDTLLVDTAGRLQIDTEMMEEMVRIRTAVQPDEVLLVVDSMIGQEAAELTRAFHDQVGITGAVLTKLDGDSRGGAALSIRKVSGQPIKFIGTGEKVEALQPFHPERMASRILGMGDVLTLVEKAQKEVELADVEKMQKKLQEATFDFSDFVKQMRLIKRMGSLGGLMKMIPGMNKIDDGMLKQGEQQLKRIEAMIGSMTQQERENPDLLASQPSRRRRIASGSGHQASDVDKVLADFQKMRGFMQQMSQGNMPGMGGMPGMGGMPGMGGMPGMGGMPGMPGMGGMPGGGGRPGRGGPPKRQRPAKKKKGFGEL
- a CDS encoding phytanoyl-CoA dioxygenase family protein, with product MLSLLTRTKSFRDPWVGHPDLNRRWQLHRRRVQLAETLCLWRRLLRPAQLASLERDGFVALENFLPQSEFEALRDEVEAVVARASRLHPVADNTRPGFRPKQPFPGGFDRFDGGTLNRFLHIDPEHMPRAAAFSHDQRLSAGSRQVIGLPMNPRKLDIYLTVHGEETRTPDLQKVLHRDTFFRALKFWFFLRPVQRQDGPFEYVPGSHRLDPSRLRWEQTTASAAAEQRRQPDVSGSFRIREEALAELGLPKPVALTCPANTLVLADVFGFHRRGAAVQGQQRLALYGWNRPYPFLPISW
- a CDS encoding phycobiliprotein lyase, whose translation is MSEQAFPPDNPASFLSLCDGEWMSLRSCFELAAGGDDEWHSSERGELTVRCVTEQGALGQLQVQAPGGTSSTLTFAADGQLILDGDSPGNWRFWPDGSMELNLSRADGVQVQERIWFTRANLRLRSTTAVDAQGTPVQGSFCTDIRRVSKPAA
- a CDS encoding PhoH family protein; translated protein: MSDDGERGRFVLDLPDPDAALALAGEAETTLHRLEALTGASMVLRGLQLVITGRPTQIERAAAVVELVRPIWQDGQSVSPVDLQSALGALNTGRGDDHAAMGEQVLAKSQKGNLLRPRTLRQKKYVDAMERHDLTFALGPAGTGKTFLATVLAVRMLTERKVERLILTRPAVEAGERLGFLPGDLQQKVDPYLRPLYDALHSLLGAEKTTVLLEKGVIEVAPLAYMRGRTLSDAFVILDEAQNTTPAQMRMVLTRLGERSRMVVTGDTTQVDLPSTVQSGLVEASEVLEGVEGVAVCRLTAADVVRHPLVQRVVEAYARRDERKTPKVQRR
- the era gene encoding GTPase Era — encoded protein: MHATPLPEDYRSGFIALIGRPNVGKSTLVNQLVGEKVAITSPVAQTTRNRLRAILTTEVAQMVLVDTPGIHKPHHLLGERLVKSARSAIGEVDLVVLLLEGCERPGRGDAFIVNLLQQQSLPVLVALNKWDKLAEEHRSEAEEAYAALLQETNWPVHHCSALSGEGCAELTAAMAAQLPLGPQLYPPEMVSDQPERVLLGELIREQVLLQTREEVPHSVAVTIDRVEELPAKGKGTGRTAVLATVLVERKSQKGILIGKGGAMLKTIGQGARLQMQMLIDGPVYLELFVKVVPDWRSKPARLAELGYTGDH